Genomic window (Pradoshia sp. D12):
TAAGCGGAAGATCCTTCTCTATTGAAAAACATCTTTAAAAGGAGTCTGTTGCATTGGATTATCATTCTAAGCCTTTCACCTTCTATCAAGTAAGCCTCCTTGAATAATATAGTTAGGAAAAACTATAACATAAAACTAATGATAATATAAAATGAAACCACTTATGAATATAATAAACCTCATCTAAAAGTTCAAAAAACTTTCACATATTTTATTAAAATAACATCCTTTGAGTACTAAACAATCCTAATAAAAAGGCAATAAACCTTTATTTGTTTATAATTTAGATAATCCTATAAAAATATCCATTTCAAAATTATTATTGGGTTTATAGTTTTTTGTATACGTAAATGCAAATATATAACTCTACAGAATCTTTAGCAGCACTCTAAAAATATTTTTATACTGTGTAGATGTAAACTCTAGGTCTAAACAATCCACCCTTATATATAGTATTCTTATCAGTCGGTTTAATTTCGAAGTTTTTTTAAAAATAAAGGATTTACTTGTGTTACTACCGAATTAAACAATAATATACCTGAAGTCAATGTATATATTTTATATAAGCGAGGTTGAAGATGGAGACTAACGAAAAAGAATTACTTCTTAAGCAAATAAATGATTTAACCGAGAAAGTCAGGGAGTTGGAAGCTAAGGACCGTAAAGTTTCAGTCCCGATGATCGCTTCCATCATACCCGACACATTACTTGTTCCTTTAACTTTTGATGTTTCAGTAGCCTACTTTGATCAGGTTATTCAAATCATATTAAATTATGTAAACAACTCAGAAATCGATTCCATTGTACTTGATTTTTCCGGTTTCGTTCTAAAAGATTGTGATAATTTAGAACTGATGGGTGAGAATATAGGAAACTTAATATCCTCCTTAAAAGTGATGGGAATACAAGTCCTTGTTGTAGGATTATCACCAGAATTTGTAAAAGACTTAGTCTCTTCCCAATTACCTTTTACCAATTCACTACATGCATTCTCAACCTTTAAAACAGCACTGGAATGTTTAATGAAAGAAAAGGGTCTTATTATGGTAAAGGAATCACTGAAATAGATCGAGATTTCAGTGATATGGAATTTAACACCCTATAACATTTTCCGTAATAAACAAAATCATATTTATTAATTTAGAATATTAATTGGTTAATAAAGTTGACCTTTAGTAATAAAATTATTATAATTATAAAGTATCTTACATAAGTCCCAGTAGCTCAGCAGGATAGAGCAACAGTTTCCTAAACTGTAGGTCGGAGGTTCGAATCCTCTCTGGGACGTACGAAAAGCCTTGATTTATCAAGGCTTTTTTTTGTGTGTAAAGTAGCTGTCTAACGTTTGCCGATAATCTGCCGAAAACAATAGATGAGATTATACATTTTGAAATATTTCTAGTGGTGTCCCAATGTCGGTTGGTCGGGCAGCCCCCCAACTTATTACTTTTATGCTTACATATATAAGTAGGTACATTTCCTTCAAATTTCTCGCTATTATAAAAAACAAAGTTCATATTCATCACTTTTATTTACATCCTTCTTGAAGAAATTCTGGAAATAGGACCATGCTGCATGAATTTTTCGTTATTTAATTTAGCAGAACATAAATTTACATATTTGAATACGATGGTGTATGACTAAAACCACAAATTAAGTTGGTGATTCAAATAGAAACCAAAACACAGATTACAACAGGTGCAATGTGGGTAGGCGCGTTTGGCAGAATTGTAACTGCTATTGGGAATACACCACCTATATCACTCGATAATAAGGCCTCATCTGATATCAATTTAATTGGTTACAATCTTCAGCTTGCGGCTACGACAGTCCTGGTTGACACTGAGAGCGTCCTGACACTAAATAAAGTTGGTAATATAATTCAGGCGGGCGGCTTGTCTGCGGAAGTGGCCGGTTATATCCTTCCATTTAGTGATTCAAATGCACAACAAACCGTATTCAATATAGGAAATGAAGGACAAGCATTGGGCACGGTTTTGTCTTTTATGTATTCATTGGAAAGAATCACTAAACTTGCTAATCTATATAATGCATTCGGAGGTTTGTTACAAACCATTGGGATTAATATGTTAGTAATAGCGGGATTTTTACCATCAACCAGTCTTAAGAGACAGCAATTCAATTCCATAGGCAGCTGGATACAAGCTATTGGTGCTATCATCCAAGCAATCGCTCAAACAATAAGTGAGTCGGATCTTTCCAAATTTCAAACCGTTAATTCAGTTGTATACTATAAATAGATAAAATTGCATTTCTTTATAAATAGAGGCGTTCCAAAAAGTCATGTTGACGATTTATTGGAACTCCTTTTTTATTTGGTGGAATATTACAATTCATATATTAATCATTTGAAAAAAGACATCTGTAATCACAATGGCATCCAGATTATATACTCTTGGAACTTCTTTAATCTTTGGGCATATATTGTTTAACTTACTTTATAGATCAAAGGGGAAAAGATATGGCAAACACTATAAAACAATATGGGCATGCTCTTCAATTAGCCGGCGGTAACTTAGTCTATATATCAAATAAAATCTATCCACAGTTTGCTGATAATGGTTTAATCATAAACCCAGAACAATACTATATAGATTTAAAAAATGCAGTAAATGTTGCACAGACTAGCGTTCTTTGTTTAGAAAATACAATTCCTCCCTCATTTTTAGTCATTGAACATACTCAACTAGTATCATCCTTCCAAGGGATTCTAAATTGCCTAAACAACGTATTTAACACTGATAGTATGGATCATTTATTTGAATTAAATGAAATAGAACTTGAGAAAGATTTTTCATCATTAAAAAGAATTCAAGAGGATTTAAATCAAACTACATTAAAAGTTATGGAGAAAATCAGGCTACAATCAAGTAGGTGATTAGAGTTGATTAAAAAGGACTCAGAGAATCAATTTATCGAATCTTTGCCTGTTGAATTTGGAGATAAGGTTGATTTATTTGGCCAAATGATTGTCACAATAGGTAACCTTCTTACAGTTCTCGGCATCAGCTTTGAGGCAAGCGAAGTTGAGGAAATTGAAGAAGAAGAGCAATTAGAAAATACGGCAGATTCTTCTCTTCCCCCTGACCAGGCCAATGAATCCAACTTAGGTTTTATCCTTGCATTAATTGGAGCAAGTACTATAACAATTGGTGATTTAGTATCTATTGGCGGTACTTTTCTGGATATAAAACAATCAGAATTAAATGAAAAGAATGAGCAAACATACAGGGAAGAACAAAACAAACAATTTAAAAAAATCGAGAACCAGATTACCCTATTGCAAAATGATGTGAATGCTTTATTTTCGTTAGTTAATTCATTAAAAAATGAAGTTAGTCATATACAAAATTTTTTATATGCTAGATATAATTAAATGTATTTCCACACGTTTCTTTATCTCAATGGGATATATCCTATATCCTCACAATCGAATCAGCTATATACTTATCTTTATAATTTCAGATAGTACCATACAATAAGCTCCACATGTTTTTGAGCATAGTTGTGAGTAAATTGCAATTAATAGTCTGTGCATATATCCATAAATAATTTTTATATTTCTCATTAATAAAAACGTCCTATAAATGCCTAGGACGTTCCTATTCATTATGCTTCTGCTGACTTTCGTTTCGTAAGAACGAATATAAAATATAGTTGGCAAAGCGATTAAATCTTTTTTGCTTGATGACCACACCCTATGAATACTTTGTAGTTATTCGTTACTCTATTGCTTCACGTTTAATCACCGATTTAATCGCTTTTTCAATTTCAGCGTAGCCCGTACATCGACATATATTCCTTATATAGAAAAAGGCCAATCCATTCATGAATGGCACCCATTTTGTTAAAAATAAACTCATTTTATAATCGCTAACTTAAAACCTACGGAAAAATTTATAATAATTCCCTTTTAACTAACACTCATGATCAAAGCCAAATAGCTTGAAAGGACAAAGAAGATACTAAGCACTAATGTGATCATTGATGAAGCTTTTTTAATAAACGCATAAAATAGCAAGGCTAAAAATAGAAAAGCAATAGTAATAAGTAAGATACTGATTGAATTTACACTCATCTGAACATCCATTCCTGAATAATACTGACCTTGATAAAAGAGTTCGAATAGAAAAGATAATCCTTCATGTTCCAATGTACCTGCACTTGGCGGTGATTGCTGGCTCATTGCAGCAGTTGCCGAAAAAATCAGTAGTGCTACTATACTTTCGGCTTTCACCCAGGGAACTGGATTAAAGGTTTCGTCCTCCCTTAACCTCCGTCGAATGAGTATGCCATTAACGAAAGCGTAGGCAAGCAGCACCATAATAAGAATATGTTTTATCAATAAAAATTGTCCATAATCAACCATCCAAGAATTTAGATATTGCGATAGATCTATAACAAATGTCATAAGGACTATTCCTGAAGCAGCTGTCACTAGGACACAACTAATTGCGATTGGGGTAAACCATCGCAAAAACTGCAGCCAATTCTCTTGATTTTTTGAGAACCAACTTATAACAAATAGAATACCAACCCAGACCGTTACAGCAGTAACATGCACAAAATGAGTTAAAAAACCGATGATCTGTTCCGATGTACGTGCATGACTGGACCAAGCAAGGCCCATAATCAAAAGAATGGTTAAAATACATCCAATCCAAGAGTATTTAGAATCTTCTCTTTGGTGAAATTTAACAATAAACAGGAGTAAAATTAACATCACAATAGTTGTAAAAATCCATGCCTTGCCAATTTCGAACGTTAATAGTACCGTTTGTATTCTCCCCTGCCAGTCTACTCTTTGCTGTAAGTTCAAGATTCGAATGAGTACGGGTGAAAAAGAAAATAATCCAACACCAATGGCAGCTAAGATCATATATTTCTTTCCTACAGATATGCTAGGCCGATGATGGTTTGGAACAATGGATAGAATAAAACTGCCCATTAATATGGAAAGACAAAGATATAGGGCAACTTCGCTAAAAATTACAGAGGACATTGTTTATTTTTTTCTCCTTAATGCAATAAAGGTGATTATAATAGTGACTATTAAAACACCGATAATAATAGGAACGAGATTGGATGATATATCATTTTCTGTTTGATCATTAGCAACATTTTCATTCGAATCCTGTTCATTTAAACCATCTTGATTTCCTTCATGATTTTCTACATTTTTACTCACTTGTTCTTCCTCATCGTTATTAGCTAGTGGAGATTCAGTCTCAGCAATTTTCACCTCGAATGAAAACTCCCCTTCCATTTGATGGCCATCTGCACTAATAATATTCCAATCAACAACATAATTTCCATTTATCAAACTAACAGGAATTGTTCCTGTAATTTCAGTGTCCGTGATCGTAATATTTTCAACTGAAACAGCTTGTTCCTTGGAATCCAATAGTTTAAAAGTACTGCCTTGTTCAATTTTCCCACTAAATATTAATGTTATTTCACGTAACTCTTCTGAAATAACTTCTCCGTCACTAGGTGTAGAACTCTCTAAATGAGAATGCGCAAAAGCATCAGGTACAAAAGAAACCATTAACAGTACTGCGATGATTAGTATAATTTTCTTCAAAACATTTCCCCCTGTTCGTAATTTCTTGAAATCAATTCTAATTATTGCAAAGTTTACATGTATCCCAAATAATAAGATAAGCGTATTCAGACTTATTTGTAAATTATAGATTACAATAGGTTTGATAATTTAAGGAACCCCTCACTATAATATAGGAAATAAAGAAAACAAAGAAGTCATTTACCTTTATTTAGAAGTCACACAATTAACAAGGAGATTATAAACTATGAAATATATTTGCCCCGTATACGGTCATAAAGGGCTTGATGAACCCGCTTATTATGATTCCAAACAGTTACAAGTGGGTTCTTTTGAAATATGTTCTTGTTGCCGGTTCGAATATGGTGTAGATGATGATGTGGAATTGGAAAGCGGAGAATTTTTACCCGTAAGAGATGTACACAATATCTATCGTACAGTGTGGCTGAATTTAGACGCACATGTCGCCTCACCTTATTACTATCCAACTTACTGCCAAGAGAACGGGAAAGTGAAGCCAGAACATTTAGAAAAGCAATTAAAGAATATAGGTATAAACACATTTGGAAGACCGATACATGAAGTATAAAGTTAACCATATTGATTTTGCTGAAACAAAAAAAACAGGAACACTGTTCCTGTTTTTTAAGTACAAGCTGCTATCAATCCATATAGCGATATTCCCTTAAACTATTTAATATTGAAATTTCCTGAATTATTTTCTCTCCAATATTGGTTTCTCTAACCTTTTTCCGTTTTAATTCTTTATCTACCAATCTTTTTATTGATAAAACATCTGTCCCGTTAAGTAAGACATCTTCCTTTGAATTAAAATGCTTATGGGCGACCAATTGCATACCGTAAGAATTATATAGCAATGTATATCCTGCTATGCCTGTAGTTGATTGGTATGCTTTGGAGAAACCTCCATCAATTACGATCATTTTTCCATTTGCCTTAACTGGATTTTCTCCCTCTATTTCTTTAACTGGTGTATGGCCATTTATGATATGACCTGTGTCAGGATCCAGATCAAAATCAGCTAGTATTTTGCGACAAATTTCTTCATTCTCGCGTAAATGATAGTATGGATTCTTTCTTTCTTTATGGGTTGACTTGTCCTTAATAAAGTACCTCTCAAAAGTTGTCATTTCTCTTTTTCCAAAGAGTGACGAATATTCTCCCGTCCATAAATACCAGACCATATCCGTCGCAAGATCACCCGACTCTTCAGGATGTGCAAAAGAATAACGTAAATATTGCTCAAAAACATCAAGTAACTCACGACCTGAATAGGTGTTATTATCGACGGTCATCTTCTCCATATTTCCTTCTTCATCTAAAGGAATACACCCATGTATTAATAGGTTCCCGTTATATTTTAAATAAAGGCTTCCTTTCTTCATAAGGAAATTCATATGTCTCGCGAGCTTTTCTGAATTCTGAACTGAGAATAATAACTTTTCCATAACCTGCTGTTCTTCCTCTAATAACTGTTCAGGCTGTTCGGGATTAACCGTGGCAAAGCAAGTGTTTTCAAGAGGGTAAGTCTCCCCATAAATCGTTATTTCATTTTTATCATAATCAATTTTCTCTAATAAAAGCCTATCTGACATATTAAAGCACGGACGTCTCTTTATTATAGGCATTTCGAGTTTGAATTGAATCATCGCAATTGCTTGATGAATTTTCGTTATTTGTAATTTTTCATGACTAGATAGTTTCTGATCTGAATGTACCTTTGGTCTGAAAGCCGGATTGTCATCATAGTATTTCTCAGCCAGAGTTAACAAAGGCCTCAAATTGATTCCATACACATCTTCAATAATATCGAGATTGTCATACCTTGCACAAATACGAATAATATTAGCAAGACAAACCAATGAACCAGAATAAGCACCTAGCCAAAGTACATCGTGGTTACCCCACTGAATATCAACCGAATGATAATTGATTAGAGTTTCCATGATTTTATCAGGTTCAGGTCCACGGTCATATATATCGCCAACAACATGAAGATGATCGACAACCAATCTCTGAGTTGTATAGGCAAGACCTGTTATGAGTTTATCAGCTTGGCCTAAGGAGATGATTTGCTCAACAATTTCATTATAATATTTTTCCTTATTTGCTTGATTCGTTTTGTACAGCAGTTCTTCGATAATAAATTCAAACTGCTTTGGCAATGCTTTTCTTAATTTCGAACGGGTATATTTGGATGAAGCATGAGAAATAAGTCTCATCATCCGCTCAATAATAACGATATACCATTGATTCAATTCTTCTTTATTATCAAATTGATTTTTAATTAACTTTAATTTCTCTTCAGGATAATAAACTAATGTCGCAAATTCATTAATTTCTTTTTCTAATAAAACATCTTGAAACAAGTCTTTGATTTTTTGTTTTACATTCCCGGAACCGTTTCTCAGTACATGTTGAAAAGCTTGATACTCCCCATGTAAATCACTGACAAAATGTTCTGTCCCCTTCGGTAGGTTAAGGATGGCTTCCAAATTAATAATTTCTGTTACTACTTTTTCTTCACAATCATATTTTTGGACGAGTAAGTCCAGGTATTTTGAATTCAAATATAAGTATCCCCTTTCGATATTTCTATCAATCTAATCGATTGGATCTAATTAATAAAAGGGGAAAGCGAATGCATTTGTAAATTCCCCGAATTAGCGAATATAGTAATTTAATTATAATTTATTTAACCAATAGTTGAATACAGATTTTTTAAATTTCTAATAGTAAAACCGTCACTGGTTTGCAATAATAACTTTGACCGGGATAAGTTTTTTAAGAATGAATAATTCTATTTCACTATTGGTAAAAATCATGCTCAATTCATTAACCATTCTCTTATCTGTAATGATATTAACTATTGCAAAAGTAATAAAAAATATCATACCTGATATTCTTTTTAAAGGGAGAGCTTGTTGCCGTTACACCTCTATGATAAAGTATATAATAATTATTTGAAAATTGAAAATTATGGAGGCTGAGTAGATGGTAAACAATCTGTTGCAGGTACTTAATATCTTGAAATCTAAGGAGTGGGTGGACCTCACTCATACATTTGGACCAGATTCCCCTCATTTCTTTATGTTTGATGACGCACAGATTGATACTTTATTTACTCATGAAGACGGATTCATGGCACAGCGTTATTCGTTCGCTGGTCAATATGGAACCCATATTGATCCTCCCATTCATTTCGTGCCAGACACCCGGTATTTGGACGAATTGGAACTAAAGGAGCTTGTGTTGCCCTTGATTGTGATTGACAAATCAAAAGAGGCGGCGAAGAATCCTGATTTCACACTCACCATCCATGATATTTTAGATTTTGAAACAGAACACGGAACAATTGAGGCAAATACATTTGTGGCTTTGCGCACCGACTGGAGCAAGCGCTGGCCAGACAAAGAGGCCTTCTCCAACAAAGATGAGGAAGGCCATAATCATATCCCTGGCTGGGGCTATGAAGCGTTGAAATTTTTGTTTGAAGAACGAAGAATCAAAGCTATTGGCCATGAAACCTTTGACACCGATTCAGCTATTGACTTCCGTAAAAATGGGGAACTTAGAGGCGAATATTATGTACTTTCTCAGGATACGTATCAAATTGAACTCATGAAAAACCTGGACAAGTTGCCTCCTAAAGGAGCTATCATCTTTAATATCGTACCGAAACCTGAAAAAGCGTCAGGCTTCCCAGTACGTTCGTTCTCTATTTTGCCTTGATAGGACAAATATAAAAAAGGAGTTGCTATGCACCTCCTTTCTTCTTGAGCAATTTTTAGTAAATAAATCTTATATAGTGTCTCTGGAATAATTGAATCGTTCTGCCTTCTCCCTGAAACGTATGATGTCAGCAAAGCTTGATTTTGTAATCTTGAAGTCGTGCGAAATAAAAATTCTTCAAACAAACAACAACTCATAAATCTCATTTAAATGCTTGGATCGTTCTTCGTCCTGCTCTTGGTTTGAATAAGCAATGGCATTTTGTAAAACCCTATTTAGGTAGTGACTTTCACCCACTGATAAATCTCTGACAAACTGTTCTCCGCTGTCGTAATTTCCGTCAGAAATCATATTATAAATATGCTTGCCAACTTTGCTGTCCTCCGTATGTGCTGATAAAATTTCCTTCACATATCCTAATGACTGGTTCATAAAGTACACTCCTTAATGAATAGTAGTTATTCCTTTATTCTTTACAGGAGAGAACAAATCATACCAGCATTTACCGATTCATCCTTAGATTTATAAAGCAACCGCAATAAAAAAGCCTAAACCATATCCTTGATGGTTTAGACTTCTCCCCTACCTATCCACTATTAGTTATTAGATACTCTCTCTTGAATCATTTCTCTCAATTTAGCCTTTAGAAATTTACCAACGGAGGTTTTCGGGATTTCATCCATAAAGATGATTTCATCTGGAATCCACCATTTTGCAAATTGCGGCTTAAGGAAGCTTTGAATCTCTTCTTCGGTAACCTTTCCATCAAATTCAGGCTTAAGAACTACACACCCGACCGGTCTTTCCTGCCATTCGGGATGCGGTATGGCTACGACACTTGCTTCAAATATCGCCTCATGAGCCATTAAGGCGTTTTCCAGATCAACAGATGAAATCCATTCACCGCCGCTCTTAATTAAATCCTTTGTTCGATCGACCAGCTTGATTGTGCCCTCTTCATCTACAGTTGCTATATCTCCAGTCAACAGCCATCCGTCTTTAAATGCCTCAGCAGTCCGTTCATCACGATAATATTCATCTGCAATCCAGTTGCCCCGTAACATCAGCTCACCCATATCCAATCCGTTCCAGTTCACTTCTCCTTCAGAGCCGACCACTTTCATTTCCAGGCCTGGTACAAGCAAGCCTTGCTTAGCTCTAATATCGAGCAGCTCTTCTTCCGGTAAGTCTAACTGATAGCTTTTCAGACGTGATACAGTTGCCAATGGTGCCGTTTCTGTCATTCCATAAGCATGTAGGAATGGTATTTTATATTTAATTTCAAATTGCTTAATCAATCCTTTTGGTGCAGCCGAGCCACCGCATAAAATAAATTCCAATGTGCTGGTATCATATGTACCTTTTTCAAGCTCCTGCAGGAGACCTAACCAAATTGTCGGCACACCAGCTGTTTTTGTCACACCTTCTGATTGGATAAATTCGGCTAATAATTTAGGATTAAATTGAGGTCCAGGCAGAACCTGAGTTGCTCCAAACCAGGTGGCCGCAAATGGCAATCCCCAGGCATTCACATGAAACATTGGCACAACAGGCATGACCACATCACGTTCAGAAACAGCTGTTGTATCTGCTAGGCCGAGTGCGAAGCTATGCAGCACAATCCCCCGGTGCGAATACAATACACCTTTTGGATTCCCAGTTGTTGCTGATGTATAGCACATTCCTGCTATTTCATTTTCATCTAAATCATTTATAAATGGAGTTTTCGGGTTGCCGACTGCTAGAAGTTCTTCATATGAATATGCGGGTTTAAGACTTGTTGAGGGTATTTCTGTCTGATCCGTCATAATGATATAGGCCTTGACGGTTGTCAGCGCTGGGGCGATTTTTTCTATTAGGGGTACAATATCTTCATCAATCAATAGTACCTTGTCTTCTGCATGATTAATAATATAGGTAATATGTTCTGCGGATAAACGAATATTAATGGTATGGACAACAGCTCCAATGCCAGGTACTGCAAAATATGCTTCGAGATGGCGATGGTGATTCCACGCCAGCGTACCGACTTTATCACCTCTTGATACATTCATTTTCTGGAGTACATCCGCCAGCCTTCTTGTCCTTTCACCGATCTCTTTGTACGTTAATCGCTGCACCTTATCATGAGTCCTTGATACCACTTCTTTCTTCGGAAATACTTTTTCAGCTCTTTCCAGCAAAGAATGTACAGTTAATGGCACGTGCATCATCATTATTACCCCTTCCTCCTATTAATTGAATATAGTACTCTTAAATCTCACCTGACCTTGAGTCCAATGCTAATTCACTTTCCCCCATTAAAGTCCAAGGTTCTTAGCAATGATCGTCTTCATAATTTCATTTGTACCGGCATAAATACTGGCAACCGGGGTATCCCTGAATCGTCTGGCAATCTTGTATTCTTCCATGTAGCCATATCCACCGTGTAGCTGCATGCATTCAACCGAGATGCGTTTAGACATATCTGTTAATTTCCACTTGGCCATTGAGACTTCTGCTACTATATTCTTCCCGGCTATATGATCTGCAATTAATTGATCAAGAAATACTCTTCCCATTTTTATGTCGGATGCGATTTCAGCCAGCTTAAACTTCGTATTTTGAAAATCACTGATTGATTTTCCGAATGCTTTCCTTGACTTAACATAATCGAGCGTCATCTGAAGCATATCCTCAGCAGCAACCTGAGCTGAAATAGCTACGATTAACCGTTCCTGCTGGAGCTTATCCATCATATACATAAAGCCTTTCCCTGCTTCTCCCAACAAATTTCCCTTTGGTACGATACAATCCTCAAATAGGAGCTCCGCTGTATCCTGGCAATGCATACCCACTTTTTCTAGTTTACGTCCTCTTGAGAAGCCTTCCATATCTCTTTCGACAACAAGCAGGCTTATTCCTTTATGCTTGGGTATAGCATGTAAATCCGTTTTACAAGCTACAATGATGAGGTCTGCGTGGATTCCGTTCGTAATGAAGGTCTTCTGTCCATTTAAAATATAATGGTCCTCTTTTAATTCTGCGTATGTAGATAAGGAAGCAAGATCAGAGCCTGCACCTGGTTCTGTCATGGCAATAGCTGTGATGATTTCCCCGCTGACACATTTGGGAAGCCATTTCTCCTTTTGTTCTTTCGTACCATAGGCGTTAATATACGGCACAACAATATCATTATGGAGACCAATCCCGATTGTACCGGAACCAAGGCGCTCGAGTTCTTCATTAATGACAACTGATATACCCCAATCCGTTTCCAAGCCGCCATATTGCTCTGGTAAATCCGGGCATAAATATCCCTCTTGACCAAGCTTGGACCAAAATTCTCTTGGAATCAGTTTCTCTTTCTCCCACTGGTCATAGTATGGATACGCCTCTTTTTTTAGAAACTTTCTAAAGGATTTTCTAAATATGTCATGCTCTTCATTTAAATAAGGATGCATCTTTTATTTCCTCCTATATGTATGTAAGCGCTTAAATAATTTCTTATGCTTTTTATATTAGCGACCAATATGTATAAAGTCACGAACATTTTTATAATTTTCTAAAAATACGTAACAGTCCCAGTCAATTGATGAATAGACTGATTATAAGCTAATCATTTTAAATAATAAAAAAAGAGGCCTAAGCCTCTTTTCATACTTTTATTGAACGTAGGCAATAATGCCTTCCTCGTCATCTAATTCAAGTTCAATAGCTGCAGCAAATGGATCCATATTCAGCTCATGCTCAATATAAAAACGCAGTGCTTCAATCATGTTTGCGGTGATTAGAATTTGGGATCTTCCATTAACATGTGCTTCTGCGGAGAACCCATATTTATCGTCATACAATAATTCAATTTCAACTTGTTCAGGATTGACTTGCTTTTTAGCTGCGATATAAACACAAAGTGAATTAATAATCTCATTCTCTGAAATTTTTATTGTCTCCACGTTCCGTCAACCTCTTTTCGTGGACGGTTACTACGTGTAAAGATTTTTTTGATTAAAGCAACAATCAGCAAAATTGCAAGTACATTCAATAATAAACCAAGTACGGATCCCATGGCACCCATATTAGCTAGCAAACCGCCGAATAATAAACCGGCAATACCGCCAAGCATCATACTTTTCATGAATCCACCTTTATTAAATGAATTTGTTTTAGTTGCTTTGGCATTGCTGTTTGTTGTTGATTTTTGCTTATTAACTGTTGAATTGTTTTGGTTGAAATTAGATTGGTTATTATTTGAATTGAACGATTTTTTACCTGAACGGTATGATTTTGCACTAACCTCGTGTGAAGTTCCTACAAACGCATGTTCAGCCACCGGTGCA
Coding sequences:
- a CDS encoding YxcD family protein, producing the protein METIKISENEIINSLCVYIAAKKQVNPEQVEIELLYDDKYGFSAEAHVNGRSQILITANMIEALRFYIEHELNMDPFAAAIELELDDEEGIIAYVQ
- a CDS encoding acyl-CoA dehydrogenase family protein, which translates into the protein MHPYLNEEHDIFRKSFRKFLKKEAYPYYDQWEKEKLIPREFWSKLGQEGYLCPDLPEQYGGLETDWGISVVINEELERLGSGTIGIGLHNDIVVPYINAYGTKEQKEKWLPKCVSGEIITAIAMTEPGAGSDLASLSTYAELKEDHYILNGQKTFITNGIHADLIIVACKTDLHAIPKHKGISLLVVERDMEGFSRGRKLEKVGMHCQDTAELLFEDCIVPKGNLLGEAGKGFMYMMDKLQQERLIVAISAQVAAEDMLQMTLDYVKSRKAFGKSISDFQNTKFKLAEIASDIKMGRVFLDQLIADHIAGKNIVAEVSMAKWKLTDMSKRISVECMQLHGGYGYMEEYKIARRFRDTPVASIYAGTNEIMKTIIAKNLGL
- a CDS encoding long-chain fatty acid--CoA ligase, with protein sequence MMMHVPLTVHSLLERAEKVFPKKEVVSRTHDKVQRLTYKEIGERTRRLADVLQKMNVSRGDKVGTLAWNHHRHLEAYFAVPGIGAVVHTINIRLSAEHITYIINHAEDKVLLIDEDIVPLIEKIAPALTTVKAYIIMTDQTEIPSTSLKPAYSYEELLAVGNPKTPFINDLDENEIAGMCYTSATTGNPKGVLYSHRGIVLHSFALGLADTTAVSERDVVMPVVPMFHVNAWGLPFAATWFGATQVLPGPQFNPKLLAEFIQSEGVTKTAGVPTIWLGLLQELEKGTYDTSTLEFILCGGSAAPKGLIKQFEIKYKIPFLHAYGMTETAPLATVSRLKSYQLDLPEEELLDIRAKQGLLVPGLEMKVVGSEGEVNWNGLDMGELMLRGNWIADEYYRDERTAEAFKDGWLLTGDIATVDEEGTIKLVDRTKDLIKSGGEWISSVDLENALMAHEAIFEASVVAIPHPEWQERPVGCVVLKPEFDGKVTEEEIQSFLKPQFAKWWIPDEIIFMDEIPKTSVGKFLKAKLREMIQERVSNN